A genomic segment from Glycine soja cultivar W05 chromosome 20, ASM419377v2, whole genome shotgun sequence encodes:
- the LOC114403920 gene encoding chlorophyll a-b binding protein CP26, chloroplastic-like, which produces MASLAASTAAMSEMLGNPVSLRGATRSAPSPSTPVTFKTVALFSKKKAAPPPPKKKPAAVSPANEELAKWYGPDRRIFLPEGLLDRSEIPEYLTGEVPGDYGYDPFGLSKKPEDFAKYQAFELIHARWAMLGAAGFIIPEAFNKYGANCGPEAVWFKTGALLLDGGTLNYFGKPIPINLIVAVVAEIVLVGGAEYYRIINGLDLEDKLHPGGPFDPLGLAKDPDQAALLKVKEIKNGRLAMFAMLGFYFQAYVTGEGPVENLAKHLSDPFGNNLLTVIAGSVERAPTL; this is translated from the exons ATGGCTTCCCTGGCGGCTTCCACCGCAGCTATGTCAGAAATGCTTGGAAACCCCGTGAGCCTGAGAGGCGCCACCAGGTCTGCTCCATCACCGTCTACACCTGTTACTTTCAAGACCGTTGCGCTTTTCTCCAAGAAGAAGGCAGCACCACCTCCTCCAAAGAAAAAGCCTGCTGCTGTATCCCCCGCCAATGAGGAACTCGCCAAGTGGTATG GTCCTGACAGAAGGATCTTCTTGCCTGAGGGTCTCTTGGACCGATCAGAGATCCCCGAGTACTTGACCGGAGAAGTGCCTGGAGA TTATGGTTATGACCCGTTTGGTCTTAGCAAGAAGCCAGAGGACTTCGCCAA ATACCAGGCGTTTGAGTTGATTCATGCCAGATGGGCAATGCTTGGTGCTGCTGGATTCATCATTCCTGAGGCCTTTAACAAATACGGAGCTAACTGTGGTCCTGAGGCTGTTTGGTTCAAG ACCGGAGCTTTGCTTCTTGATGGGGGTACGTTGAACTACTTCGGGAAACCCATCCCCATCAATCttattgttgctgttgttgctgaGATAGTTCTTGTGGGTGGTGCTGAGTACTACAGAATAATTAATGGCCTG GATTTGGAAGACAAGCTTCATCCAGGTGGTCCATTTGACCCATTGGGCCTAGCAAAGGATCCAGACCAAGCTGCACTTCTAAAGGTGAAGGAAATTAAGAATGGTAGGCTTGCAATGTTTGCAATGCTTGGTTTCTACTTCCAAGCTTATGTCACTGGAGAAGGTCCAGTTGAGAACTTAGCAAAACATCTCAGTGACCCTTTTGGTAATAACCTGCTCACTGTGATTGCTGGCTCCGTTGAGAGGGCTCCAACTCTGTAA
- the LOC114401660 gene encoding uncharacterized protein ycf45, with product MLRCLILLICSMQMMFFSSLKQRLLSPNKNLSKAGDEMVVASCWCSSSSSWLPLSLPLHSNLKAASTSLSPKWKYHAFSEASSSSCSLVHNNQDDDLQALLQILPSDLHHNLLNQPNRPQLLEVILDLGRFPEARYLGKHGGHSLRNTEVTVKELEYAEQAVGEFGKDNRAGIEGTLHRISAIRSRNGHIVGLTCRVGRAVTGQIDMVYDLLQYGKSILFVGRPGVGKTTVMREIARVLSDELHKRVVIVDTSNEIGGDGNIPHAAIGGARRMQVPEPSMQHRVMIEAVENHMPEVIVVDEIGTEAEAHACRSIAERGIMLIGTAHGQQLENIIKNPTLSDLIGGIESVTLGDAEARARNSQKTILERKAPPTFDFLIEMRDRHYWLTHQTDKSVDMLLRGISPQVEVRKRDEKCKVVIEKSKAYDKCQI from the exons ATGCTCAGGTGCCTCATATTACTCATCTGTTCTATGCAGATGATGTTCTTCTCTTCACTAAAGCAAAGGCTTCTCAG CCCAAACAAGAATTTATCCAAGGCCGGAGACGAAATGGTGGTTGCGAGCTGTTGGtgttcatcttcatcttcatggCTGCCACTGTCATTGCCACTGCATTCGAACTTGAAGGCAGCATCAACGTCACTGTCCCCGAAATGGAAATATCACGCATTTTCTGAAGCCTCCTCCTCCTCGTGTTCTCTCGTTCACAACAACCAAGACGACGACCTTCAAGCTCTCTTACAGATCCTTCCATCTGATTTGCATCACAATCTCCTCAATCAACCTAACCGCCCTCAACTTCTAGAG GTTATTTTGGATTTGGGGCGTTTTCCAGAAGCGCGTTATCTAGGAAAACACGGAGGCCATTCTTTAAGGAACACTGAG GTAACAGTGAAGGAGTTGGAATATGCTGAACAAGCTGTTGGTGAATTTGGGAAGGACAATAGAGCTGGCATTGAGGGTACGTTACACCGAATATCTGCAATTAGGAGTAGGAATGGTCACATAGTTGGTTTGACCTGTCGAGTTGGGAGAGCTGTCACTGGCCAGATTGATATGGTTTATGATCTGCTTCAGTATGGGAAGAGCATTTTATTTGTTGGAAG GCCTGGGGTTGGCAAAACTACTGTTATGCGAGAGATTGCTCGTGTACTGTCTGATGAGCTTCACAAAAGAGTG GTGATTGTTGATACCAGCAATGAAATTGGAGGTGATGGCAATATTCCACATGCAGCAATAGGTGGTGCACGAAGAATGCAGGTGCCTGAGCCATCAATGCAACATAGAGTGATGATTGAGGCAGTAGAAAATCACATGCCTGAGGTGATTGTAGTAGATGAGATTGGCACAGAAGCTGAAGCTCATGCTTGCCGATCAATTGCCGAGCGAGGAATCATGCTTATTGGGACTGCTCATGGACAGCAGCTTGAAAATATCATCAAGAATCCTACACTGTCTGATctg ATTGGCGGAATAGAAAGTGTTACTCTGGGAGATGCAGAAGCCAGAGCCAGAAATTCTCAGAAGACAATTCTTGAGAGGAAAGCACCtccaacatttgatttcttaaTTGAGATGAGAGATAGACACTACTGGCTTACACATCAG ACTGACAAAAGTGTAGATATGTTGCTTCGAGGAATAAGTCCACAGGTTGAG GTAagaaaaagagatgaaaaatgTAAGGTCGTGATAGAAAAGTCTAAAGCATATGATAAATGCCAAATTTGA